The Kribbella sp. HUAS MG21 genome includes the window GGCAGCTGTCGACGTCGCTGAAGGGGTCCGGGGAGGACATCTACACCCGGATCCCGCGGCTGTTGCCGGCGCAGCCGACGTTCGATCACTACAAGGCGGTCACCGAGACCATCCCGGTCTGGGACTACGCGCGGAACTCGCTCGTCGTCGCCGTCCTGGTGGTCGGCGGCAACGTGATCGGCGCGTCGCTGGCCGGGTTCGCGATCTCGCGGCTGCAGTTCCGCGGGCGGAAGCTGGTCCTCGGGCTGTTCCTGGCGACGCTGGTGCTGCCGGGTGAGGTCACGATCATCTCGCAGTACGTGACGGTCCGGGAGTTCGGGCTGGCGAACACGCTGTTCGGTGTCGCGCTGCCCGGCATGATCGGGGCGCTGAACGTGCTGCTGATGTACAACGCGTTCCGTTCCTTGCCCGTCGAGGTGGACCAGGCGGCGGTCGTGGACGGCGCGAACGCCTGGCAGCGGTTCCTGTACATCGGCCTGCCGTCGGTGCGCGGGACGATCAGCGTGATCGCGATCTTCGCGTTCATCGGCGCCTGGGACGACTTCCTCTGGCCGCTGATCGTGCTGACCGATCCGGACAAGTACACGCTGACCGTCGGGTTGCAGTACCTGTCCGGCACGTTCAGCAACAACCCGCGGCTGATCGCGGCGGGCACGATGATCGCGTTCATCCCGATCGTGATCGTCTTCGCCACCCTCCAGCGCTTCTTCTTCAAGGGCGTCGAGGAAGGCGCGGTCAAGGGCTGAGCGCACGGGCTCCGGCCTCCTCGCGGGGCCGGAGCCGGTGCGCCACCGGACTAGCGGACGAGCACGATCGAGTTGATCGGCGTGAAGTCGTACGGCGCGTACGCGCCGACGTAGCGCAGCACCGGGTAGCAGTTCGTGCCGTTGTAGCCCTTGCAGATCTGGAAGCCCGCGCCGCCGGTCTGGTTGTTGATCAGCACCTTGGTGCCGGTCACGTTCGACAGGTTGTGCGCGCCGTAGCTGTACCAGATGTTCTTGCTCAGGATGCTGCCGTTCGGCTCCCGCAGACAGACGGCGCCGGACGGGCAGGACGCGGTGGTGCCCATGGTCGCCGTCGCTTCCGTGGCGGCGGCGTTGGCGTTCGGTGCCAGCGCCACGCCCGTACCGATCAGGGCGGCGGCGAATCCGGCGGCGGTCATCGCGATCTTTC containing:
- a CDS encoding carbohydrate ABC transporter permease, yielding MSVVTDPVRPVEAPARSTPPRRKGSFGFNSISPRERVARYVLLVFVLLITIGPFLWQLSTSLKGSGEDIYTRIPRLLPAQPTFDHYKAVTETIPVWDYARNSLVVAVLVVGGNVIGASLAGFAISRLQFRGRKLVLGLFLATLVLPGEVTIISQYVTVREFGLANTLFGVALPGMIGALNVLLMYNAFRSLPVEVDQAAVVDGANAWQRFLYIGLPSVRGTISVIAIFAFIGAWDDFLWPLIVLTDPDKYTLTVGLQYLSGTFSNNPRLIAAGTMIAFIPIVIVFATLQRFFFKGVEEGAVKG